A single genomic interval of Leishmania panamensis strain MHOM/PA/94/PSC-1 chromosome 25 sequence harbors:
- a CDS encoding DNAj-like protein (TriTrypDB/GeneDB-style sysID: LpmP.25.1130): MLGPRTTRVVVALLVLAWVVTLLAEVPLVAADAADPRDEDVKAVNALLQLPEDDFYAVLGLGEAREDSTERDIKNAFRRLSKKYHPDVATGDQDSYRLVYQRVQRAYGVLGDRRKRKVYDILGVDGVAKMEKPQQEQHVNPFFAFFGVGQDTNGERGKDMELLMVVPLEDIYRGAAHTSRFAKRRICRACKGTGARSAEDVVKCPHCQGHGRLVQRVQIAPGFVQQVEQACPHCQGKGTHVAYMCPVCGGKMVRPGEAVLSVDIEEGLPEGHVLTYELEADQTPGQVPGDVLVTVVSAPHPLFRRSGNDLYANVSITLKEALLGFEKTLAHLDGHEVELHWDGVIQNTQQVRITGEGMPRHHVPSERGDLYITYNVVLPSELTAEQRAFFQEHFA; this comes from the coding sequence ATGTTAGGTCCACGCACGACGCGGGTGGTAGTGGCGTTGCTTGTCCTGGCGTGGGTGGTGACCCTCCTTGCGGAGGTGCCGTTGGTCGCGGCGGATGCTGCAGATCCGCGCGACGAGGACGTGAAGGCCGTCAATGCGTTGCTACAACTACCGGAGGATGACTTCTACGCCGTGCTGGGCCTTGGTGAGGCGCGGGAGGATTCCACCGAGCGCGATATCAAGAATGCCTTCCGACGACTTTCGAAAAAGTATCACCCTGATGTCGCCACTGGCGATCAGGACTCCTACCGCCTCGTGTATCAGCGAGTGCAGCGCGCATACGGGGTCCTCGGCGACCGCCGCAAGCGCAAAGTCTACGACATTCTCGGCGTCGATGGAGTGGCGAAGATggagaagccgcagcaggagcaacaTGTGAACCCAttcttcgcctttttcgGTGTTGGCCAGGACACCAACGGGGAGCGCGGCAAGGACATGGAgctgctgatggtggtgccgctCGAGGACATAtaccgcggcgctgcgcacacgTCCAGGTTTGCCAAGCGTCGCATCTGCCGTGCGTGCAAAGGCACTGGggcgcgcagcgcagaggacGTGGTCAAGTGCCCACACTGCCAGGGCCACGGTCGCTTGGTGCAGCGAGTGCAGATCGCACCGGGCTTTGTACAGCAGGTGGAGCAGGCATGCCCCCACTGCCAGGGCAAGGGTACGCACGTGGCGTACATGTGCCCGGTGTGTGGTGGCAAGATGGTCCGCCCTggagaggcggtgctgagTGTGGACATCGAAGAAGGCCTGCCAGAGGGTCACGTGCTGACTTACGAGTTAGAGGCGGACCAGACACCCGGTCAGGTGCCCGGCGACGTACTGGTGACGGTAGTCAGCGCGCCGCATCCGCTGTTTCGTCGCAGTGGCAACGACCTCTACGCAAACGTGAGCATCACACTGAAGGAGGCGCTGTTGGGCTTCGAAAAGACCCTCGCTCACCTTGACGGGCACGAAGTGGAGCTGCACTGGGACGGCGTGATACAGAACACCCAGCAGGTACGCATAACAGGGGAGGGGATGCCGCGACACCACGTGCCATCCGAACGGGGCGACCTCTACATCACCTACAACGTGGTGCTGCCCTCAGAGTTGACGGCAGAGCAGCGTGCATTCTTCCAGGAGCACTTTGCATAG